A stretch of Rhododendron vialii isolate Sample 1 chromosome 4a, ASM3025357v1 DNA encodes these proteins:
- the LOC131322653 gene encoding uncharacterized protein LOC131322653, with translation MEEVVLGRNSSLIILLFFVCGSTCIHAGKTQTAVCIRPGSRCFLQLLTCPPECPMLKPTDPTAKACFADCNSRPCSTRCESRVANCNGYGALCYDPRFVGGDGVIFYFRGKSNEHFCLVSDTNLQINARFIGFRPKGRAKDYTWIQALGIIFGSHTFTLEATKATTWDNTTDHLKFSYDGSEVFLRENHLSSWNSPGNNFQLERISSKNNAIFSIPDVMEIAVKVVPVTKEDDKMHKYQIPSNDCFAHLEVQFKFFSLSPHVEGVLGVTYQPDFKNPAKKGVSMPVVGGEDKYRTTSLLSADCKSCLSLPGSLVEQRDMDNGKLDCTGGSSRGNGIVCKK, from the exons ATGGAGGAGGTAGTACTAGGCAGAAATTCGTCATTGATCATTCTGCTGTTCTTTGTGTGTGGTTCGACATGTATACATGCGGGAAAAACTCAGACGGCTGTCTGCATCAGACCAGGGTCGCGGTGTTTTCTCCAGTTGTTGACGTGCCCACCTGAATGCCCAATGTTGAAGCCAACCGATCCAACAGCTAAAGCTTGCTTCGCCGACTGCAACTCTCGCCCCTGCAGTACTCGGTGTGAAA GCCGAGTAGCAAACTGCAATGGCTATGGAGCTTTATGCTATGACCCTCGTTTCGTCGGTGGAGATGGAGTTATCTTCTACTTCAGGGGCAAGAGCAACGAGCACTTCTGCTTAGTATCCGACACTAACCTCCAAATCAACGCCCGCTTCATTGGATTCCGACCAAAAGGCCGAGCCAAGGACTACACATGGATTCAAGCCTTGGGTATAATTTTTGGTTCACACACTTTCACACTTGAGGCCACCAAGGCAACAACTTGGGACAACACCACAGACCATCTCAAATTCTCCTACGACGGCAGTGAGGTTTTCCTACGTGAAAACCATCTCTCCTCATGGAACTCCCCGGGCAATAACTTTCAACTAGAAAGAATATCAAGCAAGAACAATGCGATTTTCTCTATACCAGATGTAATGGAGATTGCAGTTAAAGTGGTGCCGGTAACCAAAGAGGACGACAAGATGCATAAATACCAAATACCTTCTAATGACTGTTTTGCTCACTTGGAAGTGCAGTTTAAGTTCTTTAGCCTTTCTCCACATGTTGAAGGCGTGCTCGGTGTAACTTACCAGCCTGATTTTAAGAACCCGGCTAAAAAAGGTGTGTCAATGCCTGTTGTAGGTGGCGAGGACAAGTACAGAACCACTTCGCTTCTCTCTGCAGATTGCAAGTCTTGCTTATCTTTGCCAGGCAGTCTGGTGGAACAACGGGACATGGATAACGGCAAGTTGGACTGCACCGGTGGTTCGTCTCGTGGAAATGGAATTGTTTGCAAGAAATGA
- the LOC131323325 gene encoding uncharacterized protein LOC131323325, protein MVCFCFLVDQKRTMRRSKPVAGTCSRCRCGASVADMRTATRFCFVPIYWKSWKAIVCTFCGAVLKSYR, encoded by the coding sequence ATGGTTTGTTTCTGCTTTTTAGTGGATCAGAAGAGGACGATGAGGCGGAGCAAACCGGTGGCGGGGACCTGTTCGCGGTGCCGCTGCGGCGCGAGCGTGGCCGACATGAGGACGGCGACGAGGTTTTGCTTCGTCCCGATTTATTGGAAGTCTTGGAAAGCTATTGTGTGTACTTTCTGTGGAGCCGTTCTTAAGTCTTACAGATAG